In a genomic window of Labeo rohita strain BAU-BD-2019 chromosome 20, IGBB_LRoh.1.0, whole genome shotgun sequence:
- the LOC127151841 gene encoding uncharacterized protein LOC127151841, with protein sequence MDPLASRQSLLVTEQSITTGSSSFHPGHSSDMDTDIILCRIKQKSHTLDQYTREFLSISNHSTLPDCIKIEIFCDGGNQPLRTQLRREGPRSSLEAFLNFALLCVGSPCTVGVAQRERDNAAMATARPARKLAVMPEHDPTNTFVAGIACEMAAVQERAQAMAATAGPVHKMAAAPACAHKMAATAEPGHKMAAETELRHVTAAIPELYGVTAAFPESSQVSKSSQVAAVFPESS encoded by the coding sequence atggatccactcgcctctcgtcaatcactcctggttacagaacaatccatcaccacaggatccagcagctttcaccCCGGACATTCATCTGATATGGATACGGACATAATTCTTTGCAGGAttaaacagaaatcacacacactggatcaATACACCCGTGAGTTTCTCTCAATATCAAACCattccactctcccggactgtataaaaattgagattttttgcgACGGCGGGAACCAGCCCCTCCGCACACAattgagacgcgagggtccgcgttcgtCGCTCGAGGCGTTTTTGAACTTTGCActgttgtgtgtgggttcgccgtgcaccgtgggggtcgcgcagagggaacgcgacaacgcggcaATGGCGACCGCGCGTCCCGCTCGTAAATTGgcggtcatgccggagcacgatcCCACGAACACGTTTGTCGCCGGGATCGCTTGTGAGATGGCGGCCGTGCAGGAGCGCGCTCAAGctatggcggcgacagcggggcctgttcacaagatggcggcagcgccggcgtgcgctcacaagatggcggcgacggcggagcccggtcacaagatggcggcggaaacagagctccgtcacgtcacagctgccatacctgagctatatggagttacagctgcatttcctgagtcaagtcaagtttccaagtcaagtcaagttgcagctgtgtttcctgagtcaagttga
- the LOC127151840 gene encoding proline-rich protein 36-like: MAATPEPLHKMAAVSKPLHKMAAVSKPLNHMVAIPEPVVSTRTPPVVMMAHVLDTPLMTVWAAKVVLLHVAAATPESSQDTAAVPHESSQVTVVPHESSHATAVVPEPSHVVHESSPGTADLHEPSQVIAVPHEPSQAAAVIPEPSQASAAAPESSQATAVTSKSSQASKSSQAPKSSQALKSSNVKPAPANVTSVKPAPANATSVKPQPAQDISVRSHSVYVMSSAPESAPIMAALPESVVPESSNVTAVVPESSKVIDLHKPVQVTAGLHVSDQVTADLHEPSQVTVELHESNQVTTDPHESGQVTADLHEPGQATTDLHEPGQVIADGPESSHVLPDGPESNHVPPDGPESSHIPPDRPEPRHVSSIGPEPHHVSSDRPESSNVSSDRPESSHIMSASVMAITILSMWAAHCAPEVTSVHKSTPEATSVHQSAPELPSDLKPAAELSSGLQPAPELPSDHKPASEVPSGLKSAPEAFPIGEAAPMPPEVLAPAVEPLMEGALTAKLSASPFFLSASSVTVLPRSQSMTQPPVPPRRAAAPPVLPPRAAAPPVPPRRGAAPPVPPRRAAAPPAPPRRAAVPPAPPPVPPRRAAAPSPPTLSASSVPAFPRSQTVTQIPVSPWRAAPPPALPPVPPWRTAPPPVPPRRALASPVPPPPWRAPVVPENDIGSTGSGWRRTCLTSEYSGTMVLW; the protein is encoded by the exons atggctgccacgccagagccactgcacaagatggccgccgtctccaagccactccacaagatggccgccgtctccaagccactcaaCCATATGGttgccattccagaacctgtggtcagcacccggacgccacctgtggtcatgatggcccacgtgctggacacacccctaatgacagtatgggcagctaaagtggtgCTCCTTCatgtcgcggcggctacccctgagtcaagtcaagacacagctgccgttccccacgagtcaagccaagtcacagttgttccccacgagtcaagtcacgctacagctgttgttcctgagccaagccatgttgttcacgagtcaagtcccggtacagcggatctccatgagccaagccaggttatagcagttcctcatgagccaagtcaagctgctgctgttattccagagccaagtcaagcttcagccgctgctccagagtcaagtcaggctacagctgtaacttccaagtccagtcaggcctccaagtccagtcaagctcccaagtccagtcaagctctcaagtccagcaacgtcaagccagcgcccgctaacgTCACGTCTGtcaagccagcgcccgctaacgccacgtctGTCAAGCCACAGCCCGCTCAGGACATCTCCGTCAGGTCACACTCTGTTTACGTCAtgtcttctgctcctgagtctgcacccatcatggccgcccttccTGAGTcggtcgttcctgagtcaagcaatgtcacagccgtggttcctgagtcaagtaaagtcattgatcttcacaagccagttcaagtcaccgctggtcttcacgtgtcagatcaagtcactgctgatctccatgagccaagtcaagtcaccgttgaGCTCCATGAGTCAAATCAGGTCACTACTGATCCTCACGaatcaggtcaagtcacagccgatctccacgaaccaggtcaagccacaactgatcttcacgagccaggtcaagttattgctgacggcccagagtccagccACGTCctgcctgacggcccagagtccaaccacgtcccgcctgacggcccagagtctagCCACATCCcgcctgaccgcccagagccccgtcacgtctcgtctatTGGTCCAGAACCTcaccacgtctcgtctgaccgcccagagtcaagtaacgtctcgtctgaccgcccagagtcaagtcacattatgtctgccagtgtgatggcgatcaccattctcagtatgtgggctgcacactgtgcccctgaggtcacgtctgttcacaaatcaACCCCTGAGGCTACGTCTGTTcaccagtctgctccagagctcccgtctgatctcaagcctgctgcagagctctcgtctggtctccagcctgctccagagctcccctctgatcacaagcctgcttcagaggtcccgtctggtctcaagtctgctccagaggccttccccatcggagaagctgcgccaatgcctccagaggtgttgGCGCccgccgtagaacctcttatggagggggcgttaaccgctaaactctctgcttctccctttttcctgtctgcatcctctgtcactgttctccccaggtcccagtccatgacgcagcctcctgttccgccccggagggctgctgcgcctcctgttctgcccccGAGGGCggcggcgcctcctgttccgccccggaggggggcggcgcctcctgttccgccccggagggctgcggcacctcctgctccgccccggagggctgcggtacctcctgctccccctcctgttccgccccggagggctgctgcgccttctccccctactctgtctgcctcctctgtccctgctttccccaggtcccagaccgtgacgcagattcctgtttcgccctggagggctgctccgcctcctgctctgcctcctgttccgccctggaggaccgCCCCGCCTCCTGTCCCGCCTCGGAGGGCTCTGGCGTCGCCTGTCccacctccgccctggagggctccagtT GTGCCAGAGAACGATATTGGCAGTACAGGCTCAGGATGGCGAAGAACATGTTTGACATCAGAGTACTCGGGTACTATGGTCCTTTGGTAA